The following coding sequences lie in one Mesorhizobium sp. NZP2298 genomic window:
- a CDS encoding NAD(P)-dependent oxidoreductase — MPEGQFKEGIAGGRLAAEQYADNFSDLHPPLDHHEALVESDRCYFCYDAPCMNACPTSIDIPLFIRQISTGNPIGSAKTIFDQNILGGMCARVCPTETLCEEVCVREVAEGKPVQIGRLQRYATDVAMSENKQFYPRAAATGKTVAVVGAGPAGLAAAHRLARHGHDVTILEARPKAGGLNEYGIAAYKSVDNFAQAEVDYVTAIGGIDIQNGKALGRDYQLSDLIRNYDAVFLGMGLGGVNALRADGEDAAGVINAVEFIADLRQASDLSGLPVGRRVVVIGGGMTAIDAAVQSKLLGAEEVTICYRRGQEHMNASEFEQDLAAANGVTIRHWLQPKRVIAEAGKVSGIELEYTALKGDKLAGTGETLTLVADQVFKAIGQSFVPAALNGSGAAIELEAGRIKVDAEGRTSLAKVWAGGDCIFGGDDLTVSAVAQGRDAAESIHRSLTQG, encoded by the coding sequence ATGCCAGAAGGCCAGTTCAAGGAAGGTATTGCCGGCGGCCGGCTCGCGGCCGAGCAGTATGCGGATAATTTTTCCGACCTGCATCCGCCGCTCGATCACCACGAGGCGCTGGTCGAATCCGACCGCTGCTATTTCTGCTACGACGCGCCGTGCATGAACGCATGCCCGACCTCGATCGACATTCCGCTGTTCATCCGCCAGATCTCGACCGGCAATCCGATCGGCTCGGCCAAGACCATCTTCGACCAGAACATCCTTGGCGGCATGTGCGCCCGCGTGTGCCCCACCGAGACGCTGTGCGAAGAGGTCTGCGTGCGCGAGGTGGCGGAGGGCAAGCCGGTGCAGATAGGTCGCCTGCAGCGCTACGCGACCGATGTCGCGATGAGCGAGAACAAACAGTTTTATCCGCGCGCCGCGGCGACGGGGAAGACCGTTGCCGTGGTCGGCGCCGGCCCGGCCGGCCTTGCCGCCGCGCATCGGCTCGCCCGCCATGGCCATGACGTGACTATCCTGGAAGCGCGTCCGAAGGCCGGCGGCCTCAACGAGTACGGCATCGCCGCCTACAAGAGCGTCGACAATTTCGCCCAGGCCGAGGTCGACTATGTCACCGCGATCGGCGGCATCGACATCCAGAACGGCAAGGCGCTCGGCCGCGACTACCAGCTCTCCGACCTGATCCGCAATTATGACGCGGTGTTCCTCGGCATGGGGCTCGGCGGCGTCAATGCGCTGCGCGCCGATGGTGAGGATGCCGCCGGCGTCATCAATGCGGTGGAGTTCATCGCCGACCTGCGCCAGGCCAGCGATCTCTCCGGCCTGCCGGTTGGTCGCCGTGTCGTCGTCATCGGCGGCGGCATGACGGCGATCGACGCGGCCGTGCAGTCGAAGCTGCTCGGCGCCGAGGAGGTGACGATCTGCTACCGGCGCGGCCAGGAGCATATGAATGCCTCGGAGTTCGAGCAGGATCTGGCCGCCGCCAACGGCGTCACCATCCGCCACTGGCTGCAGCCGAAGCGGGTGATTGCCGAGGCCGGCAAGGTGTCGGGCATAGAACTCGAATACACGGCATTGAAGGGCGACAAGCTCGCCGGCACCGGCGAGACGCTGACGCTGGTGGCCGACCAGGTGTTCAAGGCGATCGGCCAGAGCTTTGTCCCGGCCGCCCTCAATGGCAGCGGTGCCGCAATCGAGCTCGAAGCCGGCCGCATCAAGGTTGACGCGGAAGGGCGTACCTCGCTGGCTAAAGTCTGGGCCGGCGGCGACTGCATCTTTGGTGGCGACGACCTGACCGTCTCCGCCGTGGCGCAAGGGCGCGATGCGGCGGAGAGCATACACAGGAGTCTGACGCAGGGATAA
- a CDS encoding DoxX family protein produces MKLFEGLARYQPQALGVLRIMTALQFIEHGSQKLFNFPAGAQAHALTGLTLTAGILEFAGGILLALGLFTRPVAFLLAGEMAIAYFMAHYPRDFFPVNNSGDAAISFCFIFLYLVFAGAGAFALDNSRNA; encoded by the coding sequence ATGAAACTTTTTGAAGGCCTTGCCAGATACCAGCCGCAGGCACTCGGCGTGCTGCGCATCATGACCGCGCTGCAGTTCATCGAGCATGGCAGCCAGAAACTGTTCAACTTCCCCGCCGGCGCGCAGGCTCACGCCCTCACCGGACTGACGCTGACCGCCGGCATCCTCGAATTCGCGGGCGGCATCCTGCTGGCACTGGGCCTGTTCACTCGCCCGGTGGCGTTCCTTCTGGCCGGCGAAATGGCGATAGCCTATTTCATGGCGCACTACCCGCGCGACTTCTTCCCCGTCAACAACAGCGGCGATGCGGCGATCTCGTTCTGCTTCATCTTCCTCTATCTGGTCTTCGCCGGCGCCGGCGCCTTCGCGCTGGACAATAGCCGCAACGCGTGA
- a CDS encoding class I SAM-dependent methyltransferase translates to MATVEPGVARHYDIAGLEQRILAALADTGVDVAHLRAGDLEAVDEFHIGGIAATRELIGQMGLRPGARLLDIGSGVGGPARFAANEAGADVTGIDLTQSYVDIATSLSKRTGMADRTHFVQGSALDMPFQNASFDAAMILHVGMNLPDKKKLMSEAARVLRPGGVFAVYDVMRLKVGALTYPLPWASDETMSFVATPGDYRAAAAAAGFSVTAERPRGAFAIEFFATVRARMAAAQAEGKKPPPGVGLIMGESARTKIANITAALEGGILAPVEMLLRLR, encoded by the coding sequence ATGGCCACGGTGGAACCGGGCGTCGCCCGTCACTACGACATAGCGGGTCTCGAGCAGCGCATCCTTGCCGCGCTCGCCGATACGGGCGTGGACGTTGCGCATCTGCGCGCCGGCGATCTTGAAGCGGTCGACGAATTCCACATTGGCGGCATCGCCGCCACAAGGGAACTCATCGGGCAGATGGGTTTGAGGCCTGGAGCCAGGCTGCTCGATATCGGATCGGGGGTGGGTGGTCCGGCCCGCTTTGCCGCCAACGAAGCCGGCGCGGATGTCACCGGCATCGATCTCACGCAAAGCTATGTCGACATCGCGACCAGCCTGTCGAAGCGCACGGGAATGGCCGACAGGACGCACTTCGTGCAGGGCAGCGCCTTGGACATGCCGTTCCAAAACGCCAGCTTCGACGCGGCCATGATCCTGCATGTCGGCATGAACCTTCCCGACAAGAAAAAGCTGATGAGCGAGGCCGCGCGCGTGCTCCGTCCGGGCGGCGTCTTCGCCGTCTATGATGTGATGCGGCTGAAGGTCGGCGCGCTGACCTATCCGCTGCCATGGGCATCGGATGAAACCATGTCCTTCGTTGCCACGCCCGGTGACTATCGCGCGGCCGCTGCAGCCGCGGGGTTCTCGGTAACCGCCGAGCGGCCACGCGGCGCTTTTGCCATCGAATTCTTCGCCACTGTGCGTGCCCGGATGGCCGCCGCGCAAGCAGAAGGCAAAAAACCGCCGCCCGGCGTCGGCCTCATCATGGGCGAGAGCGCCCGCACCAAGATCGCCAATATCACCGCCGCGCTTGAAGGCGGCATTCTTGCACCCGTGGAAATGCTCCTTCGTCTCCGTTGA
- a CDS encoding GcvT family protein yields MKSHAKVVVIGGGVVGCSVLFHLARHGWTDVVLLERDELTSGSTWHAAGGMHTINGDPNVAKLQKYTISLYKEIEELSGQATGVHLTGGVLLAATEARLDWLRGVVAKGRYLGIDLEVISPAEAAELMPLIDPKQFVGAVRNKEDGHLDPSGVTHAYAKAARKLGAEVERFTKVEDIVRRPDGMWRVITNKGEVVAEHVVNAGGLWAREVGRMVGLELPVLAMEHMYLITEDMPEVAAWNAKTGTEIIHAVDFDGELYLRQERGGMLMGTYEKANKPWSEYQTPWNFGHELLEPDIDRIAPSLEVGFRHFPAFQHTGIKQIINGPFTFAPDGNPLVGPVRGLPGFWVACGVMAGFSQGGGVGLALSNWMIEGDPGADIWAMDVARYGDWATMAYTNARVRENYSRRFSIRFPNEELPAGRPLKTTPIYDLLSAKGAQWGVAYGLEVPLWYAPEGIKDEFSWRRSSDFTHVASEVATVRGGLGLSEISSFAKYKVTGEGAAAWLDRMLACKMPKPGRMTLAPMLKEDGRLIGDFTLANLGADGWFLAGSGIAEQYHMRWFEAHLPGDGSVQIEALGAKLTGLAIAGPKARDVLAKVSRADVSNAAFAFMAVARMDIGMAPCLVGRVSYTGDLGYEIWVAPEYQRAAFNALMAAGEEFGIGLFGSRALNALRLEKNYGSWGREYRPIYGPLEAGLDRFVAYGKDADFIGKAAALAERKQGGKLRLRAFIVDADDADVIGDEPIWFGGTVRGWVTSGGYAHHSKKSVAVGYVPKEIADESDGFEIELLGKRHAARIQAAPLFDANFERMRG; encoded by the coding sequence ATGAAGTCGCATGCAAAGGTCGTGGTCATTGGCGGCGGTGTCGTCGGGTGCTCCGTGCTGTTCCATCTCGCCCGCCACGGCTGGACCGACGTGGTGCTGCTGGAACGCGACGAACTGACCTCGGGTTCGACCTGGCACGCGGCCGGCGGCATGCACACGATCAATGGCGATCCCAACGTCGCCAAGCTGCAGAAATACACGATCAGCCTCTACAAGGAGATCGAGGAACTGTCGGGACAGGCGACCGGCGTGCACCTGACCGGCGGCGTGCTTCTGGCGGCGACCGAGGCGCGGCTGGACTGGCTGCGCGGTGTCGTCGCCAAGGGGCGCTATCTCGGCATCGACCTGGAAGTGATCTCGCCTGCCGAGGCGGCCGAACTGATGCCGCTGATCGACCCCAAGCAATTCGTCGGCGCCGTCAGAAACAAGGAGGACGGCCATCTCGATCCATCGGGCGTCACGCATGCCTATGCCAAGGCCGCGCGCAAACTCGGCGCCGAGGTCGAGCGCTTCACCAAGGTCGAGGACATTGTGCGGCGGCCCGACGGGATGTGGCGCGTCATCACCAACAAGGGCGAGGTGGTGGCCGAGCATGTCGTCAACGCCGGCGGCCTGTGGGCGCGCGAAGTCGGCCGCATGGTCGGGCTCGAACTGCCGGTGCTGGCCATGGAGCACATGTACCTGATCACCGAGGACATGCCGGAGGTCGCCGCCTGGAACGCCAAGACCGGCACCGAGATCATCCATGCGGTCGATTTCGACGGCGAGCTTTACCTGCGCCAGGAGCGCGGCGGCATGCTGATGGGCACCTACGAGAAGGCCAACAAGCCATGGTCCGAATACCAGACGCCATGGAATTTCGGCCATGAACTGCTCGAGCCCGACATCGACCGCATCGCGCCGTCTCTCGAAGTCGGATTCCGCCACTTCCCGGCTTTCCAGCACACCGGCATCAAGCAGATCATCAACGGGCCCTTCACCTTCGCGCCCGACGGCAACCCGCTTGTCGGGCCGGTGCGCGGCCTGCCGGGCTTCTGGGTCGCCTGCGGCGTCATGGCCGGCTTCAGCCAGGGCGGCGGCGTCGGCCTGGCGCTGTCCAACTGGATGATCGAGGGTGATCCCGGCGCGGACATCTGGGCCATGGATGTGGCACGCTACGGCGACTGGGCCACGATGGCCTACACCAATGCCAGGGTCCGCGAGAACTATTCCAGGCGTTTTTCGATCCGCTTCCCCAATGAGGAACTGCCGGCCGGACGGCCGCTGAAAACGACCCCTATCTATGACCTCTTGTCGGCCAAGGGTGCGCAATGGGGTGTCGCCTACGGGCTGGAAGTGCCGCTCTGGTACGCGCCGGAGGGCATCAAGGACGAGTTCTCCTGGCGGCGCTCCAGCGATTTCACGCATGTCGCCAGCGAGGTCGCAACGGTGCGCGGTGGCCTCGGCCTGTCGGAGATTTCGAGCTTCGCCAAATACAAGGTGACGGGCGAGGGGGCCGCTGCCTGGCTCGACCGGATGCTTGCCTGCAAAATGCCGAAACCCGGCCGCATGACGCTGGCGCCGATGCTGAAGGAGGACGGCAGGCTGATCGGCGATTTCACGCTGGCCAATCTGGGCGCGGATGGCTGGTTCCTCGCCGGCTCCGGCATTGCCGAGCAGTACCACATGCGCTGGTTCGAGGCGCATCTGCCGGGAGACGGCTCGGTCCAGATCGAGGCGCTGGGCGCGAAACTCACCGGCCTTGCGATTGCCGGGCCGAAGGCGCGGGACGTGCTGGCCAAGGTCAGCCGCGCCGATGTCTCCAACGCGGCGTTTGCGTTCATGGCGGTGGCGAGGATGGATATCGGCATGGCGCCGTGCCTGGTCGGCCGCGTCAGCTACACCGGCGATCTCGGCTACGAGATCTGGGTAGCGCCGGAATACCAGCGCGCGGCGTTCAACGCTTTGATGGCGGCGGGCGAGGAGTTCGGCATCGGCCTGTTCGGTTCGCGCGCGCTCAATGCGCTGCGGCTGGAGAAGAATTACGGCTCATGGGGACGCGAATACCGGCCGATCTATGGGCCGCTGGAAGCCGGGCTCGACCGTTTCGTCGCCTATGGCAAGGACGCCGATTTCATCGGCAAGGCGGCGGCACTGGCCGAGCGCAAGCAAGGCGGGAAATTGCGGCTGCGCGCCTTCATCGTCGATGCTGACGATGCCGATGTCATCGGCGACGAGCCGATCTGGTTCGGTGGGACGGTGCGCGGCTGGGTGACATCCGGCGGCTACGCGCATCATTCGAAAAAATCGGTCGCCGTCGGTTATGTGCCGAAGGAGATCGCCGACGAGAGCGACGGCTTCGAAATCGAGCTGCTGGGCAAGCGTCACGCGGCGCGCATCCAGGCGGCGCCGCTGTTCGATGCGAATTTCGAACGGATGCGGGGATGA
- a CDS encoding VOC family protein, with translation MPKSPMPFFWYEPMTSDLDAAEAFYTKVVGWTAQPFDTAPGMPRYIVMNVGERGVGGLMTMPEDVRKMGAPPAWLGYIKTKDADASTKSLKAAGGGVHREPTDIPGVGRFAVVADPQGAAFMFLQPNGPDQPVVPASTPGHIGWHELYTSDWKAAFDFYSGQFGWANAGDFDMGPMGIYQTFTAGPESGGGIMNKPAQIPVPVWQFYFNVTGIDSAAKRVTDNGGKILMGPMEVPGGSWIVQCQDPPGAHFALMAPVR, from the coding sequence ATGCCGAAATCCCCGATGCCCTTCTTCTGGTACGAGCCGATGACATCAGACCTCGACGCCGCCGAGGCCTTCTATACCAAGGTTGTCGGCTGGACGGCGCAGCCCTTCGACACGGCTCCCGGCATGCCGCGCTATATCGTCATGAATGTCGGCGAGCGCGGCGTCGGCGGCCTGATGACCATGCCCGAGGATGTCAGAAAGATGGGCGCGCCGCCTGCCTGGCTCGGTTACATCAAGACGAAGGACGCGGACGCCTCGACGAAATCATTGAAAGCGGCCGGCGGCGGCGTTCACCGTGAACCCACCGACATTCCGGGCGTCGGCCGCTTTGCCGTTGTCGCCGATCCGCAAGGCGCGGCCTTCATGTTCCTGCAGCCCAACGGCCCCGACCAGCCCGTCGTTCCGGCCAGCACACCCGGTCATATCGGCTGGCACGAGCTCTACACGAGCGATTGGAAGGCCGCGTTCGATTTCTATTCCGGCCAGTTCGGCTGGGCCAATGCCGGCGATTTCGACATGGGCCCGATGGGCATCTACCAGACTTTCACGGCCGGCCCCGAATCCGGCGGCGGCATCATGAACAAGCCAGCGCAAATCCCCGTCCCGGTTTGGCAGTTCTATTTCAACGTCACCGGCATCGACTCGGCCGCAAAACGCGTCACCGACAATGGCGGCAAGATCCTGATGGGGCCGATGGAGGTGCCCGGCGGCAGCTGGATCGTGCAATGCCAGGACCCGCCAGGCGCGCATTTCGCCTTGATGGCGCCGGTGCGCTGA